In the Paenibacillus pabuli genome, one interval contains:
- a CDS encoding nitroreductase family protein translates to MSSIENNETLRVINERHSVKKYEAGFVMPEEDLTAILTAASEAPSAWNLQHWKFLVIESEADKAKLLPIAYGQSQITDSSVTIAVLGDLEANRNAVIYDQAVEAGHLKPEIRDALVGQINGAYQSPQTARDEAIRNASFASQNIMLAARSLGYDTCPMGGYNPQQLIETFNIPPRYIPTLLITVGKAAQPARPAGRFPLSDVVVRGSF, encoded by the coding sequence ATGTCCAGCATTGAAAACAATGAAACACTGCGCGTGATTAACGAACGTCATTCAGTCAAGAAATATGAAGCCGGTTTTGTTATGCCAGAGGAGGATCTCACTGCAATCCTGACTGCAGCTTCCGAAGCTCCGTCTGCATGGAACCTGCAGCACTGGAAATTCCTTGTGATTGAATCCGAAGCGGACAAGGCTAAATTGCTGCCAATCGCCTATGGTCAAAGTCAAATTACAGACAGCTCCGTTACGATCGCAGTACTCGGAGACCTCGAAGCCAATCGCAATGCCGTGATCTATGATCAGGCTGTTGAAGCAGGCCACTTGAAGCCTGAAATTCGCGACGCGTTGGTTGGTCAAATCAACGGTGCTTATCAAAGCCCGCAAACGGCTCGTGACGAAGCCATCCGCAATGCTTCTTTTGCTTCGCAAAACATTATGCTGGCTGCACGTTCCCTTGGCTATGATACATGCCCAATGGGTGGTTACAACCCGCAGCAACTGATTGAAACATTCAACATTCCACCTCGTTACATTCCTACATTGTTGATCACTGTGGGTAAAGCGGCACAACCGGCGCGTCCGGCAGGTCGTTTCCCATTGTCTGATGTAGTCGTTAGAGGTTCGTTCTAA
- a CDS encoding Rrf2 family transcriptional regulator, producing the protein MNSEFTIAVHCLVFLSMKDECMANSEDLSHSVGTHPARVRKVLSVLRKNGYLTTKEGAHGGYLLSRPSKEIKLGELYRLVAGGSLGPNWCSGESGSNCIVSSNMQDVMGSIYDGGEEALTSYFDSISIEDVKHRIGNGEACSSSKNELSSNG; encoded by the coding sequence ATGAACAGTGAATTTACCATTGCCGTCCATTGTCTGGTCTTTTTGTCCATGAAGGATGAGTGCATGGCGAACAGTGAAGATCTGTCCCATAGTGTCGGTACGCACCCGGCGAGAGTACGCAAGGTTCTAAGTGTGCTGCGGAAGAATGGTTATCTGACCACGAAGGAAGGCGCTCACGGCGGGTACCTGCTCAGTCGGCCGAGTAAGGAGATTAAGCTTGGGGAATTGTACCGTCTCGTTGCCGGTGGCTCACTTGGTCCCAATTGGTGTTCTGGAGAGTCGGGCTCCAATTGTATCGTCTCCTCCAATATGCAGGATGTCATGGGGAGCATCTACGATGGCGGTGAGGAAGCACTAACTTCCTATTTCGACAGCATATCGATTGAGGATGTGAAGCATCGTATCGGAAATGGGGAAGCATGCTCTTCGTCCAAGAATGAGTTGTCGTCGAACGGTTAA
- a CDS encoding MBL fold metallo-hydrolase produces the protein MRLTREYDVIQVSFLPRLFPVNVYLVEEEDGVTVIDAGMPFSLKGILSTAESLGKPITRIILTHAHGDHVGALDGLKDALPSAEVSISSRDAKLLAGDAALLPGEPQTPVRGSVPKGIRTRPDRLLEDGDRIGSLIAVASPGHTPGHMAFMDTRSRVLLAGDAYQLHGGLAVSGRMRPLFPFPALATWNRELALASAKRLAELEPSVLAVGHGRMLRQPAAAMRAAAADAEQRLRPAGGHL, from the coding sequence ATGAGATTAACTCGTGAGTATGACGTTATTCAAGTTTCATTTCTTCCCCGTCTTTTCCCCGTGAACGTCTATCTTGTAGAAGAAGAAGATGGTGTTACCGTCATTGATGCGGGGATGCCCTTTAGTCTGAAGGGTATTCTATCTACCGCCGAGTCCCTCGGTAAACCGATCACCCGGATTATTCTGACCCATGCCCATGGTGACCATGTCGGTGCTCTGGATGGCCTCAAGGACGCATTGCCCTCGGCAGAGGTCTCCATTTCCAGCCGGGATGCCAAGCTGCTGGCCGGTGATGCTGCCTTACTTCCCGGAGAACCACAGACCCCGGTACGTGGCAGTGTGCCCAAAGGCATCCGCACCCGCCCGGACCGGCTGCTGGAAGACGGCGATCGCATCGGCTCCCTGATCGCCGTTGCCTCTCCAGGCCATACGCCCGGGCACATGGCCTTCATGGATACGCGCAGCCGCGTGCTCCTCGCTGGCGACGCGTATCAGCTGCATGGCGGCCTCGCCGTCTCCGGTCGCATGCGCCCGCTCTTTCCGTTCCCCGCGCTGGCGACGTGGAACCGGGAACTGGCTCTGGCCAGCGCGAAACGCCTGGCCGAGCTGGAACCGTCCGTGCTGGCCGTTGGCCACGGACGGATGCTGCGCCAGCCCGCAGCCGCCATGCGTGCGGCGGCTGCTGACGCGGAGCAGCGGCTGCGCCCTGCCGGGGGGCACCTGTGA
- a CDS encoding TetR-like C-terminal domain-containing protein — protein MSVLQLSQALAAAAAERTGDEAIQAIAAAYIGFVRQHPGLYEASFHAPDIHEPELAAASTATLDILLHALQPYPLSEAEALHAVRGLRSLCHGFASIEAQGGFNMDFNSNESLSLTVQAFLNGLQHLHQN, from the coding sequence ATGTCTGTACTACAGCTCAGCCAGGCACTTGCCGCGGCTGCCGCTGAGCGCACAGGCGACGAGGCCATCCAGGCCATCGCCGCAGCCTATATCGGCTTTGTCCGCCAGCATCCAGGGCTGTACGAAGCCTCGTTCCACGCGCCGGATATCCATGAACCGGAGCTTGCCGCAGCCAGCACAGCTACGCTGGACATTCTGCTGCATGCATTGCAGCCCTACCCGCTCTCCGAAGCCGAAGCACTGCATGCGGTTCGCGGATTGCGAAGCCTGTGCCATGGCTTCGCATCCATTGAAGCCCAAGGTGGATTCAACATGGATTTCAATTCCAATGAGAGCCTATCCCTGACCGTCCAGGCGTTCCTTAACGGGCTGCAGCATTTGCATCAGAACTGA
- a CDS encoding CcdC family protein, whose amino-acid sequence MAQISPSYLQIGATLGMLIMALLAIFIRLKASHRPVTIRKILIPPLGMSTGFLMFVVPETHIPLWWAVIAFLVGWFIFSYPLIRSTRFEKVNEEIFATRSRSFAFILLGLLAVRLILHEVIQQYVTIPQTGGLFFLLAFGMIVRWRVYMYKHYKEVVASAA is encoded by the coding sequence GTGGCTCAAATCAGTCCGTCTTACCTTCAGATCGGTGCAACTCTCGGTATGCTTATCATGGCATTGCTTGCCATATTCATTCGGTTGAAAGCCAGCCACAGGCCGGTGACCATACGCAAAATTCTGATTCCCCCGCTGGGCATGAGTACCGGATTTTTAATGTTTGTTGTCCCAGAGACGCATATTCCGCTATGGTGGGCAGTCATTGCATTTTTGGTTGGCTGGTTCATTTTCTCCTATCCTCTCATTCGCAGCACCCGGTTTGAAAAGGTAAACGAAGAGATATTTGCGACCCGCTCCCGCAGCTTTGCCTTCATCCTGCTCGGTTTGCTGGCCGTACGCTTGATCCTGCATGAAGTCATTCAGCAGTATGTTACCATTCCGCAGACAGGCGGATTGTTCTTCCTTCTGGCCTTCGGCATGATTGTGCGCTGGCGAGTATATATGTACAAACACTATAAAGAAGTTGTCGCTTCAGCGGCTTGA
- a CDS encoding NADP-dependent oxidoreductase, whose amino-acid sequence MKLSENEQIVLASRPEGAPSRDNFKFIHTPLPEPEAGQVLVRTLYLSVDPYMRGRMKDTKSYAPPYALNEVIKGGAIGQVVDSSEPNLRKGDFVSGMWGWQRYAAVNTGDLSLIDTEEAPLTAYLGALGLTGLTAYFGMEDIGKPKDGETVVVSGAAGAVGMIAGQIGKIVGARVIGIAGSDEKCAYLKEKLGFDVVLNYKRENDMSAAIERVCPDGVDVYFDNVGGDISDAVLRHINRNARIPLCGQISSYNLEKPDIGMRPQTLLLTNTALMKGFLLGDYTKSFKEGRAKLAKWMKEGLLQYEENIVEGFDQTPEAFMGLFSGDNLGKQLVKVADPE is encoded by the coding sequence ATGAAGTTGTCTGAAAATGAACAGATCGTACTTGCATCCCGTCCGGAAGGTGCACCATCCAGGGATAATTTCAAATTCATCCATACGCCGCTCCCTGAACCGGAAGCAGGACAGGTTCTGGTGCGTACATTATATTTGTCGGTTGACCCCTACATGCGGGGACGTATGAAAGATACGAAGTCTTACGCACCTCCGTACGCGCTGAATGAAGTGATCAAAGGCGGGGCAATCGGACAAGTGGTGGACTCATCAGAGCCCAATTTGCGCAAAGGTGACTTCGTCTCAGGTATGTGGGGCTGGCAGCGGTATGCGGCTGTCAACACGGGAGATCTCTCCCTGATTGATACGGAGGAAGCACCCCTTACAGCGTATCTTGGTGCCCTTGGCCTGACGGGCCTAACGGCTTATTTTGGCATGGAGGATATCGGCAAACCGAAGGATGGCGAAACGGTTGTGGTATCCGGCGCAGCGGGTGCCGTCGGCATGATTGCCGGTCAGATCGGCAAGATTGTCGGTGCAAGAGTGATCGGAATTGCAGGTTCTGACGAAAAATGTGCATACCTGAAAGAAAAGCTCGGGTTCGATGTTGTCCTCAACTACAAGCGGGAGAATGACATGTCTGCAGCGATTGAACGGGTATGTCCAGACGGCGTGGACGTCTATTTCGATAACGTTGGCGGTGACATCTCGGATGCCGTGCTAAGACATATCAACCGAAATGCACGTATTCCGCTGTGTGGGCAGATTTCGTCCTACAATTTGGAGAAGCCGGACATTGGCATGAGACCACAGACATTGCTTTTGACCAATACCGCGCTGATGAAAGGTTTTCTACTCGGGGACTATACCAAATCCTTCAAGGAAGGACGCGCGAAGCTGGCAAAATGGATGAAGGAAGGCCTCCTTCAATATGAGGAGAACATTGTGGAAGGGTTTGATCAGACGCCAGAAGCCTTTATGGGTCTGTTCTCGGGAGATAACCTGGGTAAACAGCTGGTGAAAGTTGCAGATCCCGAGTAA
- the map gene encoding type I methionyl aminopeptidase, protein MITLKTKEQIQNMKKAGEILSACHKEIAKMIRPGITTQEIDQFAEAFMKKNGATPEQKGYNGYQYATCASVNDVICHGFPGKYVLKDGDIVTIDMVVNLNGWLADSAWSYAVGQVTPEAQHLLDVTKTSLYKGIELAVVGNRIGDISHAIQTYAEGEGLSVVREFIGHGIGEKMHEEPQVPHYGPPHRGPRLKEGMVITIEPMLNIGTYRSKLDADGWTARTQDGSLSAQYEHTIAITADGPVILTAQE, encoded by the coding sequence ATGATTACGTTAAAAACTAAAGAGCAGATACAGAATATGAAAAAGGCGGGCGAAATTCTCTCCGCTTGCCATAAAGAAATCGCGAAAATGATCCGTCCAGGGATCACAACCCAGGAGATTGACCAGTTCGCAGAAGCTTTTATGAAGAAAAATGGCGCAACACCGGAGCAAAAAGGGTACAACGGGTACCAATATGCGACATGTGCGTCTGTAAATGACGTGATTTGTCATGGCTTTCCGGGAAAATACGTACTGAAAGACGGCGATATCGTTACGATTGACATGGTCGTGAATTTGAATGGCTGGCTGGCCGATTCCGCATGGTCTTATGCAGTGGGTCAAGTGACACCGGAAGCCCAGCATCTGCTGGATGTCACCAAAACATCCCTCTACAAAGGCATTGAGCTTGCAGTAGTTGGCAACCGGATCGGTGATATTTCCCATGCCATTCAGACGTATGCTGAAGGGGAGGGCTTGTCTGTCGTACGTGAGTTTATCGGTCATGGAATCGGCGAAAAAATGCATGAAGAACCACAGGTGCCCCACTACGGTCCACCGCATCGTGGTCCCCGCCTCAAGGAAGGTATGGTCATCACCATTGAGCCCATGCTGAACATCGGAACGTACCGCAGCAAGCTGGATGCCGATGGCTGGACAGCCCGTACGCAGGACGGAAGCCTGTCTGCTCAATACGAACATACCATTGCCATCACGGCAGATGGTCCTGTGATTTTGACGGCACAGGAGTAG
- a CDS encoding serine/threonine protein kinase: MELQRSWQRFVGLWTDRPRREGSMISGRYRIQELLGMGSYGLTYLCMDEQDGNEVALKESKPSKGRLSARLLEREADVMNRMSHPAIPKLLHAFIYKGRSYISTEYIRGETLEQCIFEQGRKYTEQECLALALQLLEPVVHVHERGYIHGDVRIPNVILRDGRVNLIDFGLARRMGEPLLPELKRRMRELPKPEDEPASPDQDLQDLGHFLLFMLYSAYEPEKGKAPASWQEELKLTPGLYHMLERLLGLRPGYTNGAPELQAEMERLLNSY, translated from the coding sequence GTGGAGCTGCAACGAAGTTGGCAAAGATTCGTGGGTCTGTGGACAGACCGTCCCCGGCGGGAGGGCTCTATGATCTCGGGACGTTACAGAATTCAGGAGCTGCTTGGTATGGGGAGTTACGGACTCACCTATTTGTGTATGGACGAACAGGACGGCAACGAAGTTGCGTTAAAGGAATCCAAGCCAAGCAAAGGCAGACTTTCTGCCCGGTTGCTGGAACGGGAAGCGGACGTGATGAACCGGATGAGTCACCCGGCAATTCCGAAGCTGCTGCATGCATTCATATATAAGGGGAGAAGCTACATTTCCACAGAGTATATCCGGGGGGAGACGCTGGAACAGTGTATATTTGAGCAGGGCCGTAAATATACAGAGCAGGAATGTTTGGCACTGGCTCTCCAACTGCTGGAGCCTGTGGTCCATGTTCATGAGCGGGGATATATTCATGGGGATGTGCGTATACCCAACGTTATTTTGCGTGATGGGCGCGTGAACTTGATTGACTTTGGTCTGGCGCGGCGTATGGGGGAGCCGTTGTTGCCTGAGCTGAAGCGAAGGATGCGCGAACTGCCGAAGCCGGAGGATGAGCCGGCTTCACCTGATCAGGATTTGCAGGATCTGGGCCACTTTCTTCTGTTTATGCTGTACTCGGCATATGAGCCAGAGAAGGGTAAGGCACCTGCAAGCTGGCAGGAGGAGCTGAAGCTTACGCCTGGTCTGTACCACATGCTGGAGAGACTGCTTGGGCTTCGCCCGGGATACACCAATGGAGCGCCTGAATTACAGGCCGAGATGGAACGCTTGCTGAATTCCTATTAA
- a CDS encoding L-lactate dehydrogenase has protein sequence MLGKSGKVAVIGAGLVGSSCAYSMINQSICREIMMVDRTYDRAVAQALDFSHCMDFTHNRTKVYAGTYADCGNMDVIVLTAGANPKAGQTRLDILEEAESIAKDIVLPIMDSGFNGIFVVAANPVDIVTYMVWKLSGLPREHVIGTGTSIDSSRLKTLLSEVFSIDPRSVHGYALGEHGESQFVAWSHVTIGGKPIMHIMEQHKERFKHLDLDDIARKTKDAGWEIFTRKGSTQFGIGNALAHITRSILNDEHKIIAVSAILEGEYGQKGVCAGVPAIIGGNGIQEIIELNLDASEREKFERSCEILSGNINRLTLA, from the coding sequence GTGTTAGGCAAATCAGGTAAAGTAGCGGTCATCGGGGCGGGTCTTGTTGGCTCAAGTTGTGCATATTCCATGATTAATCAGTCGATATGCAGGGAGATCATGATGGTGGATCGGACGTACGACCGTGCTGTTGCACAAGCACTGGATTTCTCGCATTGTATGGACTTTACACATAATCGTACCAAAGTGTATGCGGGGACATATGCAGATTGCGGAAACATGGATGTCATTGTTCTCACTGCTGGAGCCAATCCAAAAGCAGGCCAGACACGTCTGGATATTCTGGAGGAGGCCGAATCGATTGCCAAAGACATCGTGCTTCCCATCATGGATAGCGGATTCAACGGCATCTTTGTCGTCGCAGCCAATCCGGTTGACATAGTAACTTATATGGTATGGAAGCTGTCCGGTCTTCCACGTGAGCATGTCATTGGCACAGGGACCTCCATTGATTCCTCCCGTCTCAAAACGCTGTTATCCGAAGTGTTCTCGATTGATCCGCGGAGCGTGCACGGATATGCTCTCGGGGAGCACGGGGAGTCCCAGTTCGTAGCCTGGTCCCATGTGACCATCGGAGGCAAACCAATTATGCACATTATGGAACAGCATAAGGAACGCTTCAAACACCTGGATCTCGACGACATTGCCCGCAAAACCAAAGATGCCGGATGGGAAATCTTCACTCGCAAAGGCTCCACTCAATTCGGTATCGGCAATGCACTGGCTCATATTACGCGTTCCATTCTGAATGATGAACACAAAATCATTGCCGTCTCCGCCATTCTGGAGGGAGAGTATGGTCAGAAAGGCGTCTGTGCAGGTGTTCCGGCCATTATTGGAGGAAACGGAATTCAGGAAATCATCGAACTGAATCTGGACGCGTCCGAGCGTGAAAAATTTGAGCGTTCCTGTGAGATACTATCAGGCAATATCAATCGCCTTACTTTGGCATAG
- a CDS encoding PAS domain S-box protein, whose amino-acid sequence MFFNHPDAIYVMDIHGNYIDANPSVERISGYTLDDLMRMNPSQVCPPDSEHSRREYINEVITGRSVSNSITFYHKNGSVRQAEITYVPITAGEEVVGIYGIAKDVTEIVEVEQKLQETQEKYQVLAEHAQDLITTSSLDGELLYVSPSVYSLLGYRPEEVTGKSFKDYCYPGDFPDPMELSEIGNGCKMRVRHKKGHYVWMETLAKPVAGEKERGIQIVSISRDITQHKDADRRLRESRQRYKSLFEHNPAAVYSLNLEGKYSAVNRNLVKMLNIPRSKLIGQSFLSNLDPCEVGRGRTHFELVKQGKPQHYETRIVNSMGKKFDASIINVPIIVDQELVGVYGILSDITERKEYMERIQELSKQHALILNSVTEGIYGLDAEGTTMFMNPAAASMFGYEVEEFIGKNAHPIIHHSRADGSYFPKEECPIHMTVMDGQGRSVKEDVFWRKDGSSFLVEYQVTPIIDQEQIQGVVIVFNDVTGEREIVRAKETAELAAQAKSEFLSMVSHEIRTPMNGIVGMTELLIGTDLSEEQREYAQIIQESGDALLNILNDILDFSKLESGKMALAYEPFSLRKMLEQVAELFKIRADEKQLQIRYRLNPSIPEFMVGDAMRIRQILVNLVSNALKFTDKGSIDVSVDIVKGRKPEDSVLDFAVKDTGIGIPADKLDQLFQSFSQLHPVINRKYGGTGLGLVISKRLVEMMGGSIGVESEDGKGSTFRFAVPATSVDYAAEDTARQFNHDRTRQGDKVAMRILVAEDHPVNRKILTEYLEKLGYEADVCTNGVEAIEAISQNSYDIVLMDIHMPVMDGLKATDLVYRLIPQDRIPTIIAVTGNAKREDKEACLEMGMRDFISKPVMLSELKRVLQQWGPTDQPQLAPN is encoded by the coding sequence TTGTTTTTTAACCACCCAGATGCCATATATGTGATGGACATCCATGGAAACTATATCGATGCCAATCCATCAGTAGAACGTATATCAGGATATACACTTGATGACTTGATGCGCATGAATCCAAGTCAGGTCTGTCCGCCAGACAGTGAACATTCGAGGCGGGAATATATTAACGAGGTGATTACTGGCCGTTCCGTCAGTAACAGCATAACGTTTTATCATAAAAATGGTTCTGTAAGACAAGCCGAAATTACCTACGTGCCCATTACAGCAGGAGAAGAGGTTGTAGGCATCTATGGCATTGCCAAAGATGTGACGGAGATCGTTGAAGTCGAGCAGAAACTCCAGGAGACGCAGGAAAAGTATCAGGTGCTTGCTGAACATGCTCAAGATCTGATTACCACAAGTTCGCTGGATGGCGAGCTGCTCTATGTTTCTCCATCTGTGTATTCTCTGCTTGGATATCGGCCGGAAGAAGTAACGGGCAAGTCTTTCAAGGATTATTGTTATCCCGGAGATTTCCCTGACCCGATGGAGCTATCCGAGATTGGCAATGGCTGCAAGATGCGCGTGCGACACAAGAAGGGGCATTACGTCTGGATGGAAACTTTGGCTAAGCCTGTAGCTGGAGAGAAGGAAAGAGGCATCCAGATTGTAAGCATAAGCCGGGATATTACCCAGCACAAGGATGCAGACAGACGTCTGAGAGAGAGTCGTCAGCGATACAAATCCTTGTTCGAGCATAATCCGGCAGCAGTGTACTCATTGAATCTGGAAGGCAAGTATAGTGCGGTGAATCGTAACTTGGTCAAAATGCTGAATATTCCGCGCAGCAAACTCATCGGACAATCGTTTTTGTCCAATCTGGATCCATGTGAGGTGGGGCGCGGCAGAACCCACTTCGAACTGGTGAAGCAGGGCAAACCGCAGCATTATGAAACGCGCATTGTGAATTCCATGGGCAAGAAGTTCGATGCATCCATCATTAATGTGCCCATTATCGTCGACCAGGAATTGGTTGGGGTATACGGGATATTGTCTGATATTACTGAACGCAAGGAGTATATGGAGCGTATTCAGGAGCTCAGCAAGCAGCATGCGCTGATTCTGAATTCCGTTACAGAAGGCATATATGGTCTGGATGCGGAAGGAACCACCATGTTTATGAATCCGGCAGCGGCTTCCATGTTTGGTTATGAAGTGGAGGAGTTTATCGGCAAAAATGCCCATCCCATCATACATCACTCTCGTGCGGATGGAAGTTATTTTCCTAAAGAGGAATGTCCTATTCACATGACGGTGATGGATGGGCAAGGGCGATCCGTTAAAGAGGATGTGTTCTGGCGCAAGGATGGCAGCAGCTTCCTGGTGGAATACCAGGTTACGCCAATTATTGATCAGGAGCAGATTCAGGGCGTAGTCATTGTATTCAATGATGTAACCGGAGAACGTGAAATTGTGCGTGCCAAGGAGACGGCTGAGCTTGCAGCACAGGCCAAGTCCGAATTTTTGTCGATGGTGAGCCATGAGATTCGCACGCCGATGAACGGCATTGTTGGCATGACCGAACTGCTGATTGGAACCGATCTATCGGAAGAGCAGCGGGAATATGCCCAGATTATTCAGGAGAGCGGGGATGCGCTGCTGAATATTCTGAATGATATTCTGGATTTCAGTAAACTGGAGTCCGGTAAAATGGCTCTTGCATACGAACCGTTCTCTCTCCGCAAAATGCTGGAGCAGGTGGCGGAGCTGTTTAAAATTCGGGCAGACGAGAAACAGCTGCAGATCAGGTATCGTTTGAATCCGAGCATTCCGGAATTCATGGTGGGTGATGCGATGCGTATCCGGCAGATTCTGGTCAATCTGGTCAGTAACGCACTGAAATTCACGGACAAGGGCAGCATTGATGTCAGTGTGGATATCGTTAAGGGCAGAAAGCCTGAAGATAGCGTGCTTGATTTTGCGGTAAAAGATACCGGGATCGGTATTCCTGCGGACAAGCTGGATCAGTTGTTCCAATCCTTCTCCCAGCTGCACCCGGTCATTAATCGCAAGTATGGAGGTACAGGACTGGGTCTTGTCATCTCGAAGCGTCTGGTGGAGATGATGGGCGGCAGTATTGGTGTGGAGAGTGAGGACGGGAAAGGATCAACTTTCCGTTTTGCAGTACCTGCCACAAGCGTCGATTATGCGGCAGAAGATACAGCACGTCAATTCAATCATGATCGCACACGTCAAGGGGATAAGGTGGCCATGCGTATCCTGGTCGCCGAGGATCACCCGGTGAATCGGAAAATTTTGACCGAGTATCTTGAAAAGCTTGGCTATGAAGCGGATGTATGTACCAACGGAGTCGAAGCGATTGAGGCCATCTCGCAGAATTCGTATGATATTGTGTTGATGGATATTCACATGCCTGTCATGGACGGGCTTAAAGCAACCGATCTTGTATACCGTTTGATCCCACAGGATCGCATTCCAACCATTATTGCCGTAACAGGTAATGCCAAGCGGGAGGACAAGGAAGCTTGTCTGGAGATGGGGATGAGGGACTTCATCAGTAAACCGGTGATGCTCAGTGAACTGAAGCGTGTGCTTCAGCAATGGGGACCGACCGATCAGCCTCAGCTGGCTCCGAATTAA
- a CDS encoding acyltransferase codes for MLPNRVKVAYGKVRGMALFGRIQPSLRLLPRIRGKVYLNKFGDLHVGKRLNIIGKPWGTQLTVVKGARLTIGDDVMINAGVGIAANIEISIGNNVMIGPRTSIFDSAYHRIDSLDDGSNMTKKIIIHDNAWIGTGVLVLPGVTIGKNAVVAAGSTVTKDVPDNTLVAGTPAKVVRELTIHEGWLR; via the coding sequence ATGCTGCCCAACAGAGTTAAAGTTGCTTATGGAAAGGTAAGAGGAATGGCCTTATTTGGAAGGATACAGCCGTCACTCCGGCTTCTACCACGAATACGAGGCAAGGTGTACCTGAATAAATTCGGTGATCTCCATGTGGGCAAACGACTCAACATCATTGGTAAGCCCTGGGGAACACAACTGACAGTTGTCAAAGGTGCAAGATTGACCATTGGGGATGATGTCATGATAAACGCTGGTGTGGGGATTGCTGCCAATATCGAGATCTCCATTGGCAACAACGTCATGATTGGACCAAGGACAAGCATATTCGATAGTGCTTATCACCGGATTGACTCCCTGGATGACGGGAGCAACATGACCAAAAAAATAATCATTCACGACAATGCCTGGATCGGGACAGGCGTGTTAGTTCTTCCTGGAGTAACCATAGGAAAAAATGCTGTCGTTGCCGCGGGAAGTACGGTTACCAAGGATGTACCCGATAATACATTGGTTGCCGGAACACCGGCAAAAGTAGTTCGTGAACTTACCATACACGAAGGTTGGTTGAGATAA
- a CDS encoding ABC transporter permease, with the protein MNFATTYFRILSAERLKMGKSPVWLLILLSPLLALLIGLLSEPSGKWEVLMGTMVFLHGMLLMPILTGVFTSFVCRFEHAGGGWKQMLVLPLTRTGVYAGKLTIVILLLLGTQVLLLISILLAGWIQGLTEPLPWGLIVSKLLLGLFACLPLAGLQMLVSLIWSSFAAPLALNFALTVPNILIVNSAKIGPFYPWAQPMLLMTPTDGGGFGAYNVPLGTLLTVVGGSAVLFILIGVLYFRKKEI; encoded by the coding sequence GTGAACTTTGCTACGACGTATTTCCGAATTCTATCCGCCGAACGGCTGAAAATGGGCAAGTCTCCCGTATGGCTCCTGATTCTGCTGAGTCCATTGTTAGCTTTGCTTATTGGGCTGCTCAGTGAGCCATCAGGGAAGTGGGAAGTCCTAATGGGAACGATGGTCTTTTTGCATGGAATGCTGCTCATGCCTATCCTGACGGGTGTATTCACTTCATTTGTCTGCCGCTTCGAACATGCAGGCGGAGGATGGAAGCAAATGCTGGTGCTGCCACTTACCCGGACAGGCGTTTATGCAGGAAAGTTGACAATCGTGATTTTGCTGCTGTTGGGCACCCAAGTGTTGCTGCTGATTTCCATTCTGCTGGCAGGATGGATTCAGGGTCTTACCGAGCCTTTACCGTGGGGGTTAATTGTCAGCAAATTGCTGCTCGGGCTGTTCGCCTGCCTGCCTCTTGCCGGGCTGCAGATGTTGGTTTCGCTGATATGGAGCAGCTTCGCAGCCCCCCTCGCTCTGAATTTTGCCTTGACCGTACCGAACATACTGATTGTGAACTCGGCGAAAATTGGTCCATTCTATCCTTGGGCTCAGCCCATGCTGCTGATGACACCAACGGACGGCGGAGGTTTCGGGGCCTATAATGTACCGCTGGGTACACTCCTTACCGTAGTCGGAGGAAGTGCAGTGCTGTTTATTCTCATTGGAGTTCTCTATTTTAGAAAAAAAGAAATCTAA